The following proteins are co-located in the Bacteroidales bacterium genome:
- a CDS encoding pseudouridine synthase: MRTSRTDSGDDKSSGYKRSPRSDSGDYKPSGYGKQRSSGPGRPRSSERSDDKPSGYRRDTRSDSGDYKPSGYGKERSSGPGRPRSSERSDDKPSGYKRDTRSDSGDYKPSGYGKERSSGPGRPRSSERSDDKPSGYRRDTRSDSGEYKPSGYGKERSSGPGRPRSSERGDDKPSGYKREPRSDSSDYKPSGYGKERSSGPGRPRSSERGDDKPSRYGKESTAGSGRGRSSDRGEERPSAYRKPRSSYDTGKPAARKSRPVKADENAPLRLNKFIANAGVCSRREADKMIEAGAVTVNGVIVTELGTKVSPSDKVQLGEQTLSSERLRYVLLNKPKGYITTSDDPFKRNTVMNLIGDACKERIYPVGRLDRNTTGLLLFTNDGELTKRLTHPRFGVRKIYDVELDKTLSKKDMESIAAGVEFEGETIIVDEIAYVEYEKNKKHVGIELHSGQNRVVRRIFEQFGYEVLKLDRVMIGSLTKKDLQRGFWRHLTDMEVRMLKRL; encoded by the coding sequence ATGCGCACATCGCGCACTGATTCCGGCGACGATAAGTCTTCGGGATACAAGCGCTCACCGCGTTCGGATTCCGGTGATTACAAACCATCAGGTTACGGCAAGCAAAGATCATCCGGTCCGGGAAGGCCACGGTCGAGTGAACGAAGCGACGATAAGCCATCGGGTTACAGACGCGATACACGTTCTGATTCTGGTGATTACAAACCATCAGGATACGGCAAAGAAAGATCATCCGGTCCGGGAAGGCCACGCTCAAGTGAGCGAAGCGATGATAAACCATCGGGTTACAAACGTGATACACGTTCGGATTCGGGCGATTACAAACCATCTGGCTACGGCAAAGAAAGATCATCAGGCCCCGGAAGGCCACGCTCAAGTGAGCGAAGCGATGATAAACCCTCTGGTTACAGGCGCGATACACGCTCTGATTCGGGCGAATACAAACCATCAGGTTATGGTAAAGAAAGATCATCCGGTCCCGGAAGGCCACGCTCAAGTGAGCGAGGCGATGATAAACCCTCTGGTTACAAGCGCGAACCGCGTTCGGATTCCAGCGATTACAAACCATCAGGTTACGGCAAAGAAAGATCATCCGGTCCCGGAAGGCCACGGTCAAGTGAGCGGGGCGATGATAAACCTTCTCGCTATGGCAAAGAAAGTACAGCCGGTTCGGGCAGGGGCAGATCATCGGATCGTGGCGAAGAAAGGCCATCGGCTTACCGCAAACCAAGATCTTCATACGATACAGGAAAACCAGCAGCTAGGAAATCACGGCCAGTTAAAGCTGATGAAAATGCGCCTTTGCGCCTGAATAAATTTATTGCCAATGCCGGGGTTTGCTCAAGGCGTGAAGCCGATAAAATGATTGAAGCCGGCGCTGTAACAGTCAACGGTGTAATCGTAACAGAACTGGGCACTAAGGTGAGTCCATCCGATAAGGTGCAGTTGGGTGAGCAAACGCTCTCGTCAGAAAGACTGCGCTATGTTTTGCTCAACAAACCCAAAGGTTATATCACAACCTCCGATGACCCTTTCAAACGTAACACTGTGATGAACCTCATTGGCGATGCCTGCAAGGAACGAATTTATCCTGTGGGAAGGTTGGATCGTAACACTACTGGCCTGCTACTTTTCACCAACGATGGCGAACTCACTAAACGGCTTACCCACCCGCGTTTTGGCGTTCGCAAAATATATGATGTTGAACTTGACAAGACCCTGAGCAAAAAGGATATGGAGAGTATTGCCGCAGGTGTTGAATTTGAAGGTGAAACCATCATTGTTGATGAGATTGCGTACGTTGAATATGAAAAGAACAAAAAGCATGTTGGCATCGAACTGCATTCGGGTCAGAACCGAGTGGTACGCAGGATTTTTGAACAGTTTGGCTACGAAGTACTAAAGCTTGATCGCGTAATGATCGGCAGTCTTACCAAGAAAGATTTGCAACGCGGTTTCTGGCGGCATCTGACTGATATGGAAGTTAGGATGCTGAAAAGGCTTTGA
- a CDS encoding adenosine kinase yields MLKILGLGNALVDIMIMLPNDELLIEKGLPKGSMHHVGRSVVDDLLLRTLNLKRELTSGGSAANAIHGLARLGISTAFIGKIGPDDLGNIFYLDMINSGISPQLLHTSTETGTAVAFITPDSERTFAVFLGAALELTASDLLEDHFKGFDLLHIEGYLAQNHHLIKTAVKMAKAAGMKVSLDLASYNVVEDNLEFLHGIVKNYVDIVFANEEEASAFTGLEPELAVSSLALHCEVAIVKTGAKGSLIKSGESLYTIGIIPTTVIDSTGAGDLYAAGFLHGYLNKLPLQKCGQAGAILSGNVIRHIGAKIPAEFWPGIIAEIENL; encoded by the coding sequence ATGCTCAAAATTCTCGGACTCGGCAATGCATTGGTTGATATCATGATCATGCTCCCAAATGATGAACTTCTCATAGAAAAAGGCTTACCCAAAGGCAGCATGCATCATGTTGGCCGCAGTGTTGTTGATGACTTACTTCTCAGAACACTAAACCTTAAGCGGGAATTAACCTCCGGTGGCTCTGCCGCCAACGCCATTCACGGGCTTGCCAGATTAGGTATTTCAACTGCTTTCATTGGCAAAATAGGCCCTGATGATCTGGGAAACATTTTTTATCTGGATATGATCAACAGCGGGATTTCTCCCCAACTCCTTCACACCTCAACCGAAACCGGAACCGCAGTTGCTTTTATTACTCCGGATTCTGAACGCACATTTGCGGTTTTTTTAGGAGCAGCGCTTGAACTCACCGCTTCCGATCTGCTCGAAGATCATTTCAAGGGCTTTGACCTCCTGCATATCGAAGGCTACCTTGCTCAGAACCATCATCTGATTAAAACCGCAGTGAAAATGGCAAAGGCTGCGGGAATGAAAGTCTCGCTCGACCTGGCAAGCTACAATGTTGTAGAAGATAATCTGGAGTTCCTGCACGGCATCGTAAAAAACTATGTGGATATCGTGTTTGCCAACGAAGAAGAAGCCTCTGCTTTCACCGGGCTGGAACCGGAACTTGCTGTTTCGTCCCTGGCACTGCACTGCGAGGTTGCTATTGTGAAAACAGGAGCGAAGGGTTCGTTGATAAAATCAGGCGAATCATTATACACGATTGGGATCATTCCCACTACCGTAATTGACTCAACCGGAGCTGGCGATCTTTATGCAGCCGGATTTCTTCATGGCTATTTAAACAAACTGCCACTTCAGAAATGCGGACAAGCCGGTGCCATACTTTCAGGAAATGTGATAAGGCATATCGGGGCGAAAATCCCCGCAGAGTTCTGGCCGGGGATTATTGCGGAAATTGAAAATCTTTAA
- a CDS encoding endonuclease — protein sequence MKHFSILIFLLGMVQALIAQPPAGYYSNAQGFEGNDLRQALHQIIRNHNRQSYSQLWNHFYATDRKVNGTVWDIYSDIPSPGTPLYEYTFFDNQCVVSGQPEGSCYNREHTFPVSWWGGGTSASDTMYTDLFQIHPVDGWVNSHRSNLPYGVVNGSATTSNGSKKGSNAFVFEGEVFTGTVFEPIDAYKGDLARNYFYMMTRYKSRIEDWSSNTPMLSGDDLAPWAIEMLLQWHESDPVSQKEVDRNTAVYSIQGNRNPFIDYPEFVNLIWGVGFEPEPEEHVSDFTSCTITLNWTDASGQVLPDAYLVRMSDKGFYDIVAPENGVHINDDFWNQNIAYGTQIAIFRGLTANKVYYFKIFSISGSGATSDYKTSGTVPEISITAR from the coding sequence ATGAAACATTTTTCAATTCTTATATTTTTACTGGGAATGGTTCAGGCCCTAATTGCCCAGCCACCAGCCGGATATTATTCCAATGCCCAGGGATTTGAAGGAAATGATCTCAGGCAAGCCTTGCATCAGATCATCCGTAATCATAACAGGCAATCATACAGCCAACTCTGGAATCACTTTTATGCTACCGACCGTAAAGTAAATGGCACTGTCTGGGATATCTACTCTGACATACCTTCTCCCGGAACGCCCCTTTATGAATATACATTTTTCGATAACCAATGTGTGGTTTCCGGGCAGCCAGAAGGAAGCTGTTATAACCGCGAGCATACTTTTCCGGTAAGTTGGTGGGGAGGAGGGACATCAGCTTCAGATACCATGTACACCGATTTGTTTCAGATCCATCCCGTGGATGGTTGGGTAAACAGCCACCGCAGCAACCTTCCTTATGGTGTGGTGAATGGCTCTGCCACAACAAGCAATGGAAGTAAAAAAGGTTCAAACGCTTTTGTTTTTGAAGGCGAGGTGTTTACCGGAACCGTGTTTGAACCCATTGATGCATACAAAGGCGATCTGGCCCGAAACTATTTTTATATGATGACGCGGTACAAAAGCCGCATAGAAGATTGGAGTTCCAATACGCCTATGCTCAGCGGCGATGATTTAGCGCCCTGGGCTATCGAAATGCTACTGCAATGGCATGAATCCGATCCCGTAAGCCAGAAAGAAGTTGACCGCAACACTGCAGTTTATAGCATACAAGGCAACCGGAATCCGTTTATTGACTATCCGGAATTTGTGAACCTAATCTGGGGTGTAGGATTTGAACCCGAACCGGAGGAACATGTTTCAGATTTCACATCCTGCACAATTACGCTAAACTGGACTGACGCAAGCGGCCAGGTGTTACCTGATGCCTACCTGGTTCGCATGAGCGATAAAGGATTTTATGATATCGTGGCCCCTGAAAACGGAGTGCATATAAATGATGATTTCTGGAATCAGAACATTGCTTACGGAACACAAATTGCTATATTCCGGGGTTTAACAGCCAATAAAGTCTACTACTTTAAAATATTCAGTATTTCAGGAAGTGGGGCAACAAGCGATTATAAAACTTCTGGAACAGTACCGGAAATAAGTATAACAGCAAGATAG
- a CDS encoding universal stress protein has product MEDKLTTIAYHTYSRALLLQSQLEDAGIDCFLSNINIVQPAIGSGVKLKVRDNDVEKALRIIKKASDVAGKGKEKTVKQMHSVRRILLPVDFSDYSLNACQYAIGLAAKFKAEVKLFHAYFKPVMEMPAYEGAHMYQANFDKYFEEIEIKAKKQLHELVHELNQYIVRKKLGKIRISASLANGFAEEAIVEIIEKYNPGIVIMGTHGIGEQTAGIFGSVTLRLIDRLHVPLLTIPASATFKGIEKTKNILYATDFDDTDYAALNKLLNLIRLFDMKLHCVHVSIGRKKAWDSVKMDEMHNYIKEEYPSQRLKCSIMVSDNILNGLETYMRNNNIGLVSFNTHKRNMFTKLFTPSITRQALSRFSKPVFIFRSE; this is encoded by the coding sequence ATGGAAGATAAACTTACCACAATTGCCTATCATACCTATTCGCGTGCTTTACTGCTTCAATCACAACTTGAGGATGCAGGGATTGATTGTTTTTTGTCCAATATAAATATCGTACAGCCTGCTATTGGAAGCGGTGTGAAGTTAAAGGTAAGAGACAACGATGTTGAAAAAGCCCTTCGTATCATCAAAAAAGCAAGTGATGTTGCTGGAAAAGGCAAGGAAAAAACGGTGAAACAAATGCACAGCGTGCGGCGTATTCTTTTGCCGGTTGACTTTTCCGATTATTCCCTGAATGCATGCCAGTATGCGATTGGATTGGCGGCAAAATTCAAGGCAGAAGTAAAACTATTTCATGCGTACTTTAAACCCGTCATGGAGATGCCTGCTTATGAGGGGGCTCACATGTACCAGGCAAACTTCGATAAATATTTCGAAGAGATTGAGATTAAAGCAAAAAAGCAGTTGCATGAACTTGTTCATGAGTTGAATCAATACATTGTAAGGAAAAAACTTGGAAAGATCAGGATTTCTGCAAGCCTGGCCAATGGTTTTGCCGAGGAAGCCATCGTTGAGATAATTGAAAAGTATAATCCGGGTATTGTCATTATGGGAACCCATGGCATCGGTGAACAAACTGCAGGGATCTTCGGCAGTGTAACCTTACGACTCATTGACAGATTGCATGTGCCGCTGCTCACCATACCGGCTTCGGCGACTTTTAAAGGGATTGAAAAAACAAAGAACATTCTTTATGCAACCGATTTTGATGATACTGATTATGCAGCCTTGAATAAGCTCCTTAATCTTATCCGGCTGTTTGACATGAAGCTTCATTGTGTGCACGTGAGCATAGGCCGGAAAAAGGCATGGGATTCAGTTAAAATGGATGAAATGCACAATTACATCAAAGAAGAATATCCATCGCAACGGCTTAAATGCTCCATCATGGTCAGCGATAATATTCTAAACGGGTTGGAAACTTATATGCGGAACAACAATATCGGGCTTGTAAGTTTCAATACGCATAAGCGCAACATGTTCACAAAGTTATTCACACCCAGCATTACACGCCAGGCGCTTTCACGTTTCAGCAAACCTGTTTTCATTTTCCGTTCGGAATAG
- a CDS encoding YraN family protein yields the protein MAEHNELGKSGEQFAVEHLKKQGYKILETNWRSGKFEIDVIAQGKDQIIVAEVKTRTSNFLMEPEAAVTKEKRRMLIGAANIYVQRNNIDLEVRFDIISIVISKEEFRLNHLEDAFYPTM from the coding sequence ATGGCTGAACACAACGAATTAGGCAAATCCGGCGAGCAATTTGCCGTTGAGCACCTGAAGAAACAGGGATATAAGATCCTTGAAACCAACTGGCGTTCAGGGAAATTTGAAATTGATGTGATCGCCCAGGGCAAGGATCAGATCATTGTTGCAGAAGTTAAAACACGCACATCAAACTTCCTCATGGAGCCCGAAGCCGCCGTTACCAAAGAAAAACGACGGATGCTGATAGGCGCTGCAAACATCTATGTGCAACGCAATAATATTGACCTCGAAGTCCGCTTTGATATTATTTCAATTGTGATCTCAAAGGAAGAGTTTCGCCTCAATCATCTTGAGGATGCTTTTTATCCCACCATGTAG
- a CDS encoding aldo/keto reductase, which yields MNNTSLENFPGFSKTAIGLWRLNSWDFSSVQLLDFIKQCMETGISTFDHADIYGNYSCEGLFGQAMKGQSALRSNMQLVSKCGIKLVSDKRPAHSIKTYDTSRAHIIQSVENSLQALQTDFLDVLLIHRPDPMMNADETAEAFVQLRDEGKVLFFGVSNFLPSQFDLLQSRLDFPLVTNQVEISVMCLDSFYNGILDQCQQQRVVPMAWSPLAGGRLFSSYDPQAERLHKVLTEIGNSFGGYSIDQVALAWLFKHPSGILPVLGSGNIERIRKAVEAEKINLSQEQWFSILVASSGVEIP from the coding sequence ATGAACAACACCTCCTTGGAGAATTTTCCAGGCTTTTCAAAAACCGCCATCGGATTATGGCGCCTTAACTCATGGGATTTCTCATCAGTTCAACTGCTTGATTTTATCAAGCAATGCATGGAAACTGGTATTTCAACTTTTGATCATGCAGATATTTATGGCAATTACTCATGCGAGGGGCTATTCGGCCAGGCCATGAAAGGTCAGTCTGCATTGCGTAGCAACATGCAATTGGTGAGTAAATGCGGAATTAAACTGGTTTCTGACAAGCGTCCCGCGCATTCTATCAAAACATACGATACGAGCCGTGCACATATCATTCAATCTGTTGAAAACTCCTTACAAGCACTGCAAACCGATTTTCTGGACGTGCTTTTGATCCATCGTCCCGATCCAATGATGAATGCCGACGAAACAGCCGAAGCTTTCGTTCAACTGCGCGATGAGGGGAAAGTGCTGTTTTTCGGCGTTTCCAATTTTTTGCCCTCACAGTTTGATTTACTCCAATCCCGCCTTGATTTTCCCTTGGTCACCAACCAGGTAGAGATTTCAGTAATGTGCCTCGATTCCTTTTATAATGGCATTCTCGACCAATGCCAGCAACAGCGCGTTGTACCGATGGCCTGGTCGCCACTTGCCGGTGGAAGGTTATTCAGCAGCTATGATCCGCAAGCTGAACGCCTGCATAAGGTTCTCACCGAAATAGGAAATTCCTTTGGAGGTTATAGTATTGACCAGGTTGCGCTTGCCTGGCTCTTCAAACATCCATCCGGTATTTTACCTGTACTCGGAAGCGGAAATATTGAAAGGATCAGAAAAGCGGTTGAAGCAGAAAAAATCAATCTGAGCCAGGAGCAATGGTTTTCAATTCTGGTTGCATCGAGCGGTGTAGAAATACCTTAA
- the metG gene encoding methionine--tRNA ligase, whose amino-acid sequence MTENKKNFKRYTVTAALPYANGPVHIGHLAGVYVPADIYVRYLRLKAEDVIYICGSDEHGVPITIKARQEGVSPQEIVDKYHHIIKKSFADFGIAFDIYSRTSNAIHHETASQFFTTLYEKGEFIEKTSMQLYDEENRQFLADRYITGSCPHCNYEKAYGDQCENCGTSLSPTDLINPRSVLSGNQPVLKETKHWFLPLDKYTGWLTDWILKGHKNDWKTNVYGQCKSWIDQGLHPRAVTRDLDWGVKVPLDDAKGKVLYVWFDAPIGYISATREWADQKNAELKSQGSKEQVNWEPWWKDNETKLVHFIGKDNIVFHCIVFPGMLRAEGSYILPENVPANEFLNLENDKISTSRNWAVWLHEYLEDFPGQQDVLRYVLTANAPETKDNDFTWKDFQTRNNSELVAIFGNFVNRTLVLTHKYFDGKVPERADLTSTDQEILDEIGKFPSRIAHSLEHYRFREALAELMNLARAGNKYLTETEPWKVYKTNETRVRTILNVSLQVCANLAALSAPFLPFTSEKLYQMLNLEALPWAEAGQRDLLKPGHLLNQPELLFSRIEDEAIEKQVQKLLKTKEANQNNSTPAANPAKPEISYEDFIKMDIRTGTILEAEKVPKTKKLLKLKIDTGIDKRTVVSGIAEYFNPEEIIGKQVSILVNLAPREIKGIESHGMILMAEDSTGKLFFISPPEKTENGSEVK is encoded by the coding sequence ATGACAGAGAATAAAAAGAATTTTAAACGTTACACCGTTACGGCGGCATTGCCTTATGCCAACGGCCCGGTTCACATTGGCCACCTTGCCGGGGTGTATGTGCCGGCCGATATTTATGTGCGATATCTGCGCCTGAAAGCTGAAGATGTTATCTACATCTGCGGATCGGATGAGCATGGGGTTCCTATCACCATCAAAGCCAGGCAGGAAGGGGTAAGCCCACAGGAAATCGTTGACAAATACCATCATATCATCAAAAAGTCATTTGCCGATTTTGGCATTGCCTTCGATATTTACAGCCGCACTTCCAACGCCATACACCACGAAACGGCATCGCAATTTTTTACCACGCTTTACGAAAAAGGCGAGTTTATTGAAAAAACTTCCATGCAGCTTTACGACGAGGAAAACAGGCAATTCCTTGCCGATCGCTACATCACCGGCAGCTGTCCGCACTGCAATTATGAAAAAGCTTACGGCGACCAATGCGAGAATTGCGGAACCTCGCTTAGTCCCACCGACCTGATCAACCCACGCTCAGTATTGAGTGGGAACCAACCGGTTCTGAAAGAAACCAAACACTGGTTCCTGCCACTGGATAAATACACCGGCTGGCTCACCGACTGGATACTGAAGGGTCATAAAAACGACTGGAAAACCAATGTTTACGGGCAGTGCAAATCCTGGATTGATCAGGGCCTGCATCCCCGCGCCGTTACCCGCGACCTCGATTGGGGCGTGAAAGTTCCGCTGGACGATGCCAAAGGCAAAGTCTTATATGTGTGGTTTGATGCGCCCATCGGCTACATTTCGGCCACCCGCGAATGGGCGGATCAGAAAAATGCTGAACTCAAAAGCCAGGGAAGCAAGGAACAAGTGAACTGGGAACCCTGGTGGAAAGACAATGAAACCAAACTGGTGCATTTCATCGGCAAGGACAATATTGTTTTCCACTGCATAGTTTTCCCGGGCATGCTGAGGGCTGAAGGTTCCTATATTTTACCCGAAAACGTACCGGCCAATGAGTTTCTGAACCTCGAAAACGATAAGATCAGCACTTCGCGCAATTGGGCAGTTTGGCTGCATGAATACCTTGAAGATTTTCCCGGCCAGCAGGATGTGCTGCGCTATGTGCTCACGGCCAACGCTCCGGAAACCAAGGACAACGATTTCACCTGGAAAGATTTTCAGACCCGCAACAACAGCGAGCTGGTGGCCATTTTCGGTAATTTTGTGAACCGTACGCTGGTGCTTACCCATAAATATTTTGATGGCAAGGTGCCTGAGCGGGCAGACTTAACCTCAACCGATCAGGAAATCCTTGATGAGATCGGTAAATTCCCTTCACGCATTGCGCATAGCCTTGAGCATTACCGGTTCAGGGAAGCGCTTGCTGAGTTAATGAACCTGGCCCGTGCCGGCAATAAATACCTCACCGAAACCGAGCCCTGGAAAGTTTATAAAACCAACGAAACCCGTGTTCGTACGATATTGAATGTTTCGCTGCAGGTTTGTGCGAACCTTGCAGCGCTCTCAGCTCCATTTCTGCCATTCACTTCCGAAAAGCTCTATCAAATGCTGAACCTCGAAGCCTTGCCATGGGCAGAAGCCGGCCAACGGGATTTGTTAAAACCCGGGCATCTGCTTAATCAGCCTGAACTTCTTTTCTCACGCATCGAAGATGAAGCCATTGAAAAACAGGTTCAGAAATTGTTGAAAACCAAAGAGGCAAACCAGAACAACAGCACACCGGCTGCTAATCCTGCAAAACCAGAAATCTCTTATGAAGATTTCATAAAAATGGATATCCGCACCGGAACCATCCTGGAAGCCGAAAAAGTACCCAAAACCAAAAAATTGCTGAAACTGAAAATTGATACCGGCATTGATAAACGCACAGTAGTTTCCGGCATTGCAGAATATTTTAATCCTGAAGAAATCATTGGCAAACAGGTTTCTATTCTTGTGAACCTTGCCCCACGCGAAATCAAGGGTATCGAATCACACGGCATGATTTTGATGGCGGAAGATAGTACAGGAAAGCTTTTCTTTATCAGCCCTCCGGAAAAGACGGAGAATGGGAGTGAGGTGAAGTAG
- a CDS encoding LD-carboxypeptidase, with protein sequence MTTPPFLKKGDKIGIIAPARWVTPAEIEPVLKVFESWGLEVLRGENLYKQYHQFAGTDEKRAADMQSMLDSDNIRAIICARGGYGTVRIIDKLDFRKFAGNPKWIAGFSDVTALHSHIERQYGIETLHAPMPFSYKDDNASAESFESLRKALFGESLSYETEAGKFSRKGTAQAPITGGNLSMLYSISGSASECDTAGKILFIEDVDEYLYHVDRMMQQLKRSGKLANLAGLVVGSMSKMRDNQVAFGKTAQQIIAEGVKEYDYPVLFDFPAGHDALNQTLILGRTVSLEVGEKARLVFLQPSPEKFKKAARRNILKSIGFTFLLFAAIYLLYYFAIKILL encoded by the coding sequence ATGACTACTCCCCCGTTTCTGAAAAAAGGTGATAAAATTGGCATTATAGCGCCCGCACGATGGGTCACGCCCGCAGAAATTGAACCTGTGCTGAAAGTTTTTGAGAGCTGGGGGCTTGAAGTGCTGAGAGGCGAAAACCTGTACAAACAATACCATCAATTTGCCGGAACCGATGAAAAACGCGCCGCCGATATGCAGTCCATGCTGGATAGCGACAATATCAGGGCCATCATCTGTGCACGTGGCGGATATGGAACGGTTCGTATTATTGACAAACTGGATTTCAGGAAATTTGCCGGAAACCCCAAATGGATAGCCGGTTTCAGCGATGTTACCGCTTTGCATTCCCATATCGAAAGGCAATACGGAATTGAAACCCTGCATGCACCCATGCCCTTCAGCTACAAGGATGACAATGCATCAGCAGAATCTTTCGAATCGCTGAGAAAGGCTTTGTTTGGCGAAAGTTTATCCTACGAAACCGAAGCGGGTAAGTTTTCAAGGAAAGGCACAGCACAGGCTCCGATCACAGGTGGAAACCTCTCCATGCTTTACAGCATCAGCGGCTCGGCCTCGGAATGCGATACGGCTGGTAAAATCCTTTTTATCGAAGACGTGGATGAATACCTGTATCATGTTGACCGCATGATGCAACAGCTTAAACGCAGCGGAAAGCTTGCCAACCTTGCCGGCCTGGTGGTGGGCAGCATGAGCAAAATGCGCGATAACCAGGTGGCGTTCGGGAAAACAGCACAGCAGATTATTGCCGAAGGCGTGAAAGAATACGATTATCCGGTATTGTTTGATTTTCCGGCAGGCCATGACGCTTTGAACCAAACCCTGATTTTGGGTCGAACCGTAAGCCTTGAAGTAGGAGAAAAAGCAAGACTTGTTTTCCTGCAACCCAGCCCGGAAAAGTTCAAAAAAGCCGCCCGCCGCAACATTCTCAAAAGCATTGGATTCACATTTTTACTCTTCGCTGCCATATATTTGCTCTACTATTTCGCGATCAAGATCTTGTTGTAA